Proteins from a single region of Patescibacteria group bacterium:
- the rplR gene encoding 50S ribosomal protein L18: MKSLSKIKRESLARRHKRVRVKINGTKERPRLSVFRSNQHIYAQLIDDQHGKTLMSVSDLSFKKNKNNKSTMAKQVGQLIAAKALESKISQVVFDRGGYQYHGRIKQLAEGAREGGLKF, translated from the coding sequence ATGAAGAGTTTATCCAAAATTAAACGAGAATCTTTAGCTCGCCGTCACAAAAGAGTTAGAGTAAAGATTAACGGAACGAAAGAGCGTCCTCGTTTATCGGTTTTTCGCAGTAATCAACATATTTACGCTCAACTTATTGATGATCAACATGGCAAAACATTAATGAGCGTGAGTGATTTGTCTTTTAAAAAAAATAAAAACAATAAATCAACCATGGCTAAACAAGTCGGCCAGTTAATTGCCGCTAAGGCGCTGGAAAGCAAGATAAGTCAAGTTGTTTTTGATCGCGGCGGTTATCAATATCACGGCCGCATTAAGCAATTGGCTGAAGGCGCCCGTGAAGGCGGTTTAAAATTTTAA
- the rpsE gene encoding 30S ribosomal protein S5: MIEKKRRRREGPEAGGEKEFDQRLLDLARVTRVTAGGKQLRFRACVAIGDKKGRVGIGTSKGPDVSTAIEKAVRQAKKNVINVSIVNETIPHWVKEKYGAASILLRPAGRGKGIIAGSVIRIITELAGISNITAKILGSNNKIANAKATINALLKLKKMV; this comes from the coding sequence ATGATTGAGAAAAAACGTCGAAGAAGAGAAGGGCCTGAAGCGGGAGGAGAAAAGGAATTTGATCAAAGATTATTAGACTTAGCCCGCGTTACGCGCGTGACAGCTGGCGGAAAACAACTTCGTTTTCGTGCCTGTGTTGCCATTGGCGACAAAAAAGGTAGAGTCGGCATAGGTACCTCTAAGGGTCCGGACGTTTCAACTGCTATTGAAAAAGCTGTTCGTCAAGCCAAAAAAAATGTTATTAATGTTTCTATTGTTAATGAAACCATTCCTCATTGGGTAAAAGAAAAATATGGCGCAGCTTCTATCTTGCTTCGACCGGCCGGTCGCGGCAAAGGCATTATTGCCGGTAGCGTAATTCGTATTATTACTGAATTAGCCGGTATTTCTAATATTACGGCAAAAATATTAGGGTCAAATAACAAGATTGCTAATGCCAAAGCAACAATTAATGCTTTACTAAAACTTAAAAAAATGGTTTAG
- the rplO gene encoding 50S ribosomal protein L15: protein MINLSNLKKYSGQKKKAKRLGRGTSSGQGTYSGKGQKGQRSRSGGRRGLKLRGIRLVIKRFPKNGGFRSLRKRLVVINLKTIENKFSSGDLVNAEKLFKLGLINSPKEKIKVLGSGKLTKKFIIIANAFSALAKESIIKAGGEVKLVERVNSRK, encoded by the coding sequence ATGATTAATTTATCTAATTTGAAAAAATATTCCGGACAAAAGAAAAAAGCCAAACGATTAGGCCGAGGCACTTCTTCTGGTCAAGGCACTTATTCTGGCAAAGGACAGAAAGGGCAACGATCTCGCAGTGGCGGTCGCCGCGGATTGAAGCTCAGGGGCATTCGTTTGGTGATTAAGAGATTTCCTAAAAATGGTGGTTTTCGCAGTTTAAGAAAACGTTTAGTTGTCATCAACTTAAAAACCATTGAAAATAAATTCTCCAGCGGTGATTTGGTTAACGCAGAAAAATTATTTAAATTAGGACTGATTAATTCACCTAAGGAAAAAATAAAAGTTTTAGGTTCTGGTAAATTAACTAAAAAATTTATTATTATTGCCAATGCTTTCTCTGCCCTGGCAAAAGAATCTATTATCAAAGCCGGAGGAGAGGTAAAGCTTGTCGAGAGAGTGAACTCAAGGAAATAA
- the secY gene encoding preprotein translocase subunit SecY: MWKKIREIWQFKDLRNNILFVVAMLIIFRVAAHIPIPGINLAALNDLFARNQILGLVNVLSGGAMANFSVIAMGVGPYITASIIMQLLTMIIPKLEELSKEGSSGHQKINQYSRILTVPLAMIQSYSMIRLFNSSGQIFTNFTPMSIITTIIVMTGGTVFLMWLGELISEKKVGNGISLIIFAGIVERIPSSLQHFIVTFTTTQLTSLLVFVVLGVITIAGVVLLTEGQRNIPVSFARRIRGNKMYGGTDTYLPVRVNQAGMIPIIFAISIVLLPSLAGQFMQRSAIGWVASLGGHFITIFQNQIVYGIVYFVLVVAFTYFYTTIVFHPRQIAENLQKQGGFVPGIRPGESTVTFLGQVSNRIMLAGALSLGIIAVLPLITQGALKVSAFTVGGASLLIVVSVVLETMKQIESQLAMREYEA; the protein is encoded by the coding sequence ATGTGGAAAAAAATCAGAGAAATTTGGCAATTTAAGGATTTACGTAACAATATTTTGTTTGTTGTGGCTATGTTGATAATTTTTCGCGTAGCCGCTCATATTCCCATACCGGGCATTAATCTTGCCGCTTTAAATGATTTATTCGCCAGAAACCAGATTTTAGGACTAGTTAACGTTCTGTCTGGTGGAGCTATGGCGAATTTTTCTGTTATTGCCATGGGTGTCGGTCCTTACATTACTGCATCGATTATTATGCAACTTTTAACCATGATTATCCCCAAGCTCGAAGAACTTTCCAAAGAGGGCTCAAGTGGCCATCAAAAAATAAATCAATATTCGCGTATTTTAACTGTTCCTTTGGCCATGATTCAGTCATACAGTATGATTAGGCTGTTTAATAGTTCTGGCCAGATTTTTACCAACTTTACGCCAATGAGTATTATAACTACTATTATAGTTATGACTGGTGGCACGGTTTTTTTGATGTGGCTGGGTGAATTGATTTCAGAAAAGAAAGTTGGTAACGGCATTTCGCTCATTATCTTTGCTGGTATCGTGGAAAGGATTCCGTCATCTTTGCAACATTTTATTGTTACTTTTACCACCACTCAATTAACCAGCTTATTAGTTTTCGTAGTTTTAGGCGTAATAACCATTGCTGGCGTAGTTTTGTTGACCGAGGGTCAACGCAATATCCCAGTTTCTTTTGCTCGCCGAATTCGCGGAAATAAAATGTATGGTGGCACAGATACATATTTGCCGGTTAGAGTAAATCAGGCCGGAATGATCCCGATTATTTTCGCCATTTCTATAGTTCTGTTGCCATCTTTGGCTGGTCAATTTATGCAGCGTTCTGCGATTGGTTGGGTGGCGAGCCTGGGCGGTCATTTTATTACTATTTTTCAAAATCAAATAGTTTACGGCATTGTTTATTTTGTTTTGGTTGTGGCTTTTACCTATTTTTATACCACTATTGTTTTCCATCCTCGTCAAATCGCAGAAAATTTGCAAAAGCAGGGTGGCTTTGTGCCCGGTATTCGTCCCGGAGAATCGACCGTAACTTTTTTGGGCCAAGTGAGTAATCGTATTATGTTAGCCGGCGCTTTGTCATTAGGCATAATCGCCGTCTTGCCCCTAATTACGCAAGGTGCTTTAAAGGTTTCCGCTTTTACCGTTGGCGGTGCTAGTTTGTTAATCGTCGTCAGTGTTGTTCTAGAAACCATGAAACAGATTGAATCACAACTTGCTATGCGTGAATACGAAGCATAA
- a CDS encoding nucleoside monophosphate kinase, with protein MNEQEKQKIGKLKIAFIGRPGTGKGTQTEILHQETGLVLIPSPGDIYRDPEFRKTPLGKEIGEGVDKGIFAPNEVTNQIMKDKISALTNNNQVGFISEGYPRTLPQAEFAEKEIGINWMINLEVPESRLMERLSRRRVCPKCKTNFNFATNPPKNGNLCDICQVELVLRDDDKLENIKHRFVVYHETAEPTIEFYRQRNKIIDINGDRPVEDVAKSVLESLLNKIN; from the coding sequence ATGAATGAGCAAGAAAAGCAAAAAATCGGCAAATTAAAAATAGCTTTTATCGGTCGCCCGGGAACAGGTAAGGGAACGCAGACCGAAATTTTACATCAAGAAACTGGTTTAGTTCTTATTCCTTCGCCAGGAGACATTTATCGCGATCCGGAATTTCGCAAAACTCCACTCGGTAAAGAAATAGGCGAAGGGGTTGATAAGGGCATTTTTGCGCCCAACGAAGTAACCAACCAAATAATGAAAGATAAAATATCCGCCTTGACCAATAATAATCAGGTGGGTTTTATTTCTGAAGGTTATCCGCGCACTTTACCGCAGGCTGAATTTGCCGAGAAAGAAATTGGCATTAATTGGATGATTAATCTTGAGGTGCCGGAGAGTCGATTAATGGAAAGGTTGTCTCGGCGCCGAGTTTGCCCAAAATGTAAAACCAACTTTAATTTTGCCACCAATCCGCCCAAAAACGGCAATTTATGCGATATTTGCCAGGTTGAATTAGTCCTAAGAGATGACGATAAGTTAGAAAATATTAAACATAGATTTGTTGTTTATCACGAGACTGCCGAACCGACCATTGAATTTTATCGCCAGAGGAATAAAATTATTGATATTAATGGCGATCGTCCAGTAGAAGATGTGGCGAAAAGCGTACTTGAATCCTTGTTGAATAAAATAAATTAA
- the map gene encoding type I methionyl aminopeptidase gives MISIKTKEEIKTMRQAARHLAQVLDLVVRAVKPDVSTWELDQLAEQLILNLGAEPAFKDYCPDNRSGYPATLCVSINQEVVHGIPKKDRIIKEGDVVGIDCGVKLNGYYSDMAITVGVGKIKSEYKKLLDVTKKSLELGIKKVKEGVYLGDVSSTIQNYIEKNGFSVVRNLCGHGIGRNLHEEPSIFNFGKPKTGPILKAGMTLAIEPMVNLGDFKVKTADDGWTIETVDGKYSAHFEHTVLVTKNGAEILTK, from the coding sequence ATGATTTCTATCAAAACCAAAGAAGAAATAAAAACGATGCGCCAGGCCGCTAGGCACCTGGCGCAAGTTTTAGATTTGGTGGTTAGGGCGGTTAAGCCAGACGTTTCCACTTGGGAACTCGATCAATTAGCCGAACAACTAATTTTAAATTTGGGCGCCGAGCCGGCGTTTAAAGATTATTGTCCAGATAATCGTTCCGGCTATCCGGCGACACTTTGCGTTTCTATTAATCAAGAAGTAGTTCATGGCATTCCTAAAAAGGATAGAATCATTAAGGAAGGCGACGTTGTCGGCATTGATTGCGGTGTAAAATTAAATGGTTATTATTCTGATATGGCCATTACGGTTGGAGTAGGTAAGATTAAATCGGAATATAAAAAGTTATTAGATGTGACTAAAAAATCTTTGGAACTCGGGATTAAAAAAGTAAAAGAAGGAGTTTACCTTGGAGACGTTTCGTCAACCATACAAAATTACATAGAAAAAAATGGTTTTAGCGTAGTTAGAAATTTATGCGGACATGGCATTGGTAGAAATCTTCATGAAGAACCGAGCATCTTTAATTTTGGCAAACCAAAAACAGGTCCGATTTTAAAAGCTGGTATGACTTTGGCGATTGAGCCGATGGTTAATCTCGGTGATTTCAAGGTTAAAACGGCTGACGACGGTTGGACCATTGAAACGGTTGACGGTAAATATTCGGCCCACTTCGAGCACACTGTTTTAGTGACTAAAAACGGCGCAGAAATTTTGACAAAATAA
- a CDS encoding AAA family ATPase: protein MIISVVNQKGGVGKTTTVINLAAAVADFGKRVLLVDLDPQGNSSSGLGVEDRTKGIYELLSEQIPAHEGIKQVKENLFVIPANQNLAGANIELVNLPDREKFLTKTLNNLPEKFDYIFIDNPPSLGLLTVNSLVAADKVLIPVQAEYYALEGLGQLLNTVDLIKQSLRPDLRILGAIVTMYDEKIDLAREVWHELYKSFPYKIFRTVIPRDIKLAEAPSFGKNILQYAPKSKSAKAYQRLAKEFLHHHEK from the coding sequence ATGATTATCTCGGTTGTGAATCAGAAAGGAGGGGTGGGTAAGACCACCACGGTTATAAATTTAGCTGCGGCTGTTGCTGATTTTGGTAAACGAGTCTTACTGGTTGATCTTGATCCGCAAGGCAATAGCAGCTCGGGTTTAGGCGTCGAAGATCGCACCAAGGGAATTTACGAGCTTTTGAGCGAGCAAATTCCGGCTCATGAAGGTATTAAGCAGGTCAAAGAAAATCTTTTTGTCATTCCGGCTAATCAGAATCTGGCTGGAGCAAATATCGAATTAGTTAATCTGCCAGATCGGGAAAAATTTTTAACGAAGACTTTAAATAATTTACCGGAAAAATTTGATTATATTTTTATTGACAATCCGCCCTCACTCGGGCTTTTAACGGTTAATAGTTTAGTCGCGGCCGACAAAGTTCTTATTCCGGTTCAAGCAGAATATTACGCGCTTGAGGGGTTGGGTCAACTTTTAAATACGGTTGATTTAATTAAACAAAGCCTTCGGCCCGACCTGAGAATTTTAGGGGCGATTGTCACTATGTATGACGAGAAGATTGACCTGGCGCGCGAAGTTTGGCATGAACTTTATAAAAGTTTTCCGTATAAAATTTTTCGCACCGTTATCCCGCGCGACATAAAATTAGCCGAAGCGCCAAGCTTTGGTAAAAACATTTTACAATATGCGCCCAAATCAAAAAGCGCCAAGGCTTACCAAAGATTAGCCAAAGAATTTTTACATCATCACGAAAAATAA
- a CDS encoding ParB/RepB/Spo0J family partition protein, which yields MSLGRGLGALIPTSTGQVPQQIVQKITQETLQQTGEQIFNIPLNQIEANPNQPRKIFSRLEMEELANSIREYGIIQPLILTKTAFDKYEIVAGERRWRAAQILELKTVPAIVRTMGEMEKFEISLLENIQRQDLNPMERSRAYQRLTDEFGLNQEQIAIKLGKARATIANTLRLLILPESVQQAIEQGRITEGHAKVLLSLEDGQKQEMFLKRILGLGLTVRETEDLLKGQKPKKIYSSDPALLAKEKSLSTALNLKVKIKKNQKGGKVIIKFYSDEDLDNLIDKLGQNG from the coding sequence ATGTCATTAGGAAGGGGGCTGGGAGCTTTGATTCCCACTTCAACCGGACAAGTTCCGCAACAAATCGTTCAGAAAATCACCCAAGAAACATTACAACAAACCGGTGAGCAGATTTTTAATATTCCTTTAAATCAGATTGAAGCTAATCCTAATCAGCCGCGTAAAATTTTTTCTCGTCTGGAGATGGAAGAATTAGCCAATTCCATTCGCGAATATGGCATTATTCAGCCGTTAATTTTAACAAAAACCGCTTTTGATAAATATGAGATCGTGGCCGGCGAACGCAGATGGCGGGCAGCTCAAATTTTAGAACTTAAAACCGTGCCCGCTATTGTGCGTACTATGGGAGAAATGGAAAAGTTCGAAATTTCTCTTTTGGAGAACATTCAACGCCAGGACCTAAACCCCATGGAGCGCTCCAGGGCTTATCAGCGCCTAACTGATGAGTTTGGCTTAAATCAAGAACAAATTGCTATAAAATTAGGGAAGGCCAGGGCTACCATTGCCAACACCTTACGTCTTCTAATCTTGCCGGAATCAGTTCAGCAGGCGATAGAGCAAGGCCGGATTACCGAAGGTCATGCTAAGGTTTTGTTGTCATTGGAAGACGGGCAAAAACAGGAAATGTTTTTAAAAAGAATTTTGGGTCTAGGGTTGACGGTTCGTGAAACGGAAGATTTGTTGAAGGGCCAAAAGCCGAAAAAAATATACTCGTCAGACCCAGCCTTATTAGCCAAAGAAAAATCTTTGTCGACCGCCTTAAATTTAAAAGTGAAAATTAAAAAAAATCAAAAGGGCGGCAAGGTGATCATTAAATTCTATTCCGACGAAGACCTGGATAATTTAATTGATAAGCTTGGTCAAAATGGTTAA